GTGGAACGCACTCAAATTTCGCATTTCTGATAATTTTACAACCAGTAAGGAGTTGCCTGATTTGGCTTACGATGCGTACATCGACGATCAATGGGTCATCATGGAATATGACAAAAAATATGCATTACTTACGCACCATTTTGAACCATGGTTAAGTAAAGGGAAGCATCAGTATAAAATAGTGGTGAAAGACCCACTTGGCAATGAAAGAAGTTATACAGGTTCATTTGTACTGTAACATGGGCCAGGACCAAAAATCTAAAGATTATCTCCCTGTATTTAAAGTTAAGATAGGCGATCCCTTTCCTGAACAGGAATTGCGAATCGAAAATGGAACTTATCTGGATTTGAAAAATCAATCTTCCCAATGGATTGTATTATTTTTTTATCCGCAAGATGATTCGCCCACCTGCACCAAGCAAGCATGTAATTTACGAAACGGTTATACAGAATTACAATCGAAGCAAATTCTCCTCTTAGGGGTGAGTCCTGATAACGAACGCAAACATCAACGCTTCATTCAAAAGCATCAGTTGCCTTATTCTTTAGTCGTAGATGAGGACAACAAACTAGCTAAAAAACTGGGTGTATTCGGCAAAAAGAAATTTATGGGTATCGTTTACGAGGGTGTCCACAGAACGACATTTGTTTTGGATAAAGATTTGAAAATATACGGGATCATTTATCCGGTTGTTTCGGGGAAACATGTGGAACAGATCATACACCTCACCCCTGGCCCCGCACAGTGGAGAGGGGCCAGGGGTGAGGTGTGAAATTTGAATCCCAATGCTTAACTTTACGCATTCAAAAAAAGTATATGAATCAACAATCATTCCATTCGATCCTCATTTTAGCTGTTTTAAGCCTGGCTGTATCACTCATACATTGCAAGCCAAAGGCGGAAGAACCCGAACAGGCAAAAATTGAAAAAGTAGATACCAGCGGACCTGAATACACGAGTAAATACATATGTCCGATGTTTTGTAAGGGAAGCGGATCTGACCAGCCCGGGGTGTGCCCGGCCTGTGGAATGGATTACGTTTTGAATGAAAACCTCGACGAAACGAACGAACAAGTCGAACCTGAGGCGCCCGCAGAAGACACTACAACAACACAGTAATTTGTGTTAATCAGCAAGTTATATATATTATAAAAAAATATATTAAATATTTATATATATAATTTGCATACTTATAATAGTTATACATATATTTGCATCATATATAAGTATTCCTTATATATATATTA
The genomic region above belongs to Saprospiraceae bacterium and contains:
- a CDS encoding peroxiredoxin, producing the protein MKEVIQVHLYCNMGQDQKSKDYLPVFKVKIGDPFPEQELRIENGTYLDLKNQSSQWIVLFFYPQDDSPTCTKQACNLRNGYTELQSKQILLLGVSPDNERKHQRFIQKHQLPYSLVVDEDNKLAKKLGVFGKKKFMGIVYEGVHRTTFVLDKDLKIYGIIYPVVSGKHVEQIIHLTPGPAQWRGARGEV